One part of the Megachile rotundata isolate GNS110a chromosome 16, iyMegRotu1, whole genome shotgun sequence genome encodes these proteins:
- the LOC100875295 gene encoding muscle LIM protein Mlp84B isoform X2: MPFKPVEHPKCPKCGKSVYAAEERVAGGLKWHKMCFKCGLCGKLLDSTNCSEHEGELFCKVCHGRKFGPKGYGFGGGAGCLSMDQGEHLKSSEELSRGSNAVLEPRAIAKAPEGEGCPRCGGYVYAAEQMLARGRQWHRECFKCANCSKRLDSVNCCEGPDKDIYCKVCYGKRFGPKGYGYGQGGGALQSDCYANGDAAPRTTVIDTAIIKAPPGKGCPRCGGVVFAAEQVLAKGREWHRKCYKCRDCTKTLDSIIACDGPDKDVYCKTCYGKKWGPHGYGFACGSGFLQTDGLTEEEISASRPFYNPDTTSIKAPAGQGCPRCGGMVFAAEQQLAKGTMWHKKCFNCAECHRPLDSMLACDGPDKEIHCRSCYSKLFGPKGFGFGHKPTLVSTDSEHAPSYIDAKPQVGQKRNDGHGCARCGYPVYAAEQMISKNRVWHKRCFSCGACHRSLDSTNLNDGPDGDIYCRGCYNRNFGPKGVGFGMGAGTLTMA; this comes from the exons ATGCCTTTCAAACCAGTAGAGCACCCTAAGTGCCCCAAATGCGGCAAATCCGTATACGCCGCGGAAGAACGAGTTGCCGGAGGACTGAAATGGCACAAGATGTGCTTCAAGTGTG GTCTGTGCGGCAAACTCCTCGACTCGACAAACTGCTCCGAGCACGAGGGTGAGCTGTTTTGCAAAGTGTGCCACGGTCGCAAGTTCGGCCCTAAAGGATACGGCTTCGGTGGTGGCGCTGGTTGCCTGTCCATGGATCAGGGCGAACACTTGAAAAGTAGCGA GGAACTTTCGAGAGGATCAAACGCCGTTCTGGAGCCACGAGCCATCGCGAAGGCACCGGAAGGAGAGGGTTGCCCTCGATGCGGAGGATACGTGTACGCGGCCGAGCAGATGCTGGCTCGAGGAAGG CAATGGCACAGGGAATGTTTTAAATGTGCCAACTGCTCCAAGAGATTAGATTCCGTCAACTGCTGCGAAGGTCCTGATAAGGACATCTACTGCAAAG TATGCTACGGAAAGAGATTCGGACCGAAGGGTTATGGCTACGGCCAGGGTGGTGGCGCCCTACAAAGCGACTGCTACGCCAATGG CGACGCCGCTCCTCGTACGACCGTGATCGACACCGCCATAATCAAGGCCCCACCAGGCAAGGGTTGTCCACGCTGTGGCGGCGTTGTGTTTGCCGCCGAACAAGTGCTGGCAAAGGGTCGCGAGTGGCACAGGAAGTGCTACAAGTGTCGCGACTGCACCAAAACCCTCGACTCCATCATCGCCTGCGACGGTCCTGACAAAGATGTCTACTGCAAGACCTGCTACGGAAAGAAATGGGGACCGCACGGATACGGATTCGCATGTGGATCAGGATTCCTGCAAACTGACGGCTTAAC GGAGGAAGAAATCTCGGCCAGCCGACCATTCTACAATCCCGACACGACCTCGATCAAGGCACCCGCCGGACAAGGATGCCCCCGTTGCGGTGGTATGGTGTTCGCCGCTGAGCAACAGCTCGCCAAAGGCACCATGTGGCACAAGAAGTGCTTCAACTGCGCAGAATGCCACCGACCACTGGACTCCATGCTTGCCTGCGACGGCCCCGACAAGGAGATCCACTGTCGGTCCTGCTATAGTAAATTGTTCGGACCCAAAGGTTTCGGATTCGGCCATAAACCGACTCTTGTTTCGACGGACTCAGAACACGCTCCTTCATA CATCGACGCGAAGCCCCAAGTCGGCCAGAAGCGGAACGACGGGCACGGTTGCGCGCGCTGCGGATACCCGGTGTACGCCGCCGAGCAGATGATCTCGAAGAACCGCGTGTGGCACAAGCGTTGCTTCAGCTGCGGCGCGTGCCATCGTTCGTTAGACTCCACGAACCTGAACGACGGTCCGGACGGGGACATCTACTGTCGCGGTTGTTACAACCGAAATTTCGGGCCCAAGGGCGTAGGATTCGGCATGGGCGCGGGCACCCTGACGATGGCCTAA
- the LOC100875295 gene encoding muscle LIM protein 1 isoform X3, which yields MPFKPVEHPKCPKCGKSVYAAEERVAGGLKWHKMCFKCGLCGKLLDSTNCSEHEGELFCKVCHGRKFGPKGYGFGGGAGCLSMDQGEHLKSSEELSRGSNAVLEPRAIAKAPEGEGCPRCGGYVYAAEQMLARGRAYHKSCYKCKVCHRSLDSTLHCDGPDREIYCRATPLLVRP from the exons ATGCCTTTCAAACCAGTAGAGCACCCTAAGTGCCCCAAATGCGGCAAATCCGTATACGCCGCGGAAGAACGAGTTGCCGGAGGACTGAAATGGCACAAGATGTGCTTCAAGTGTG GTCTGTGCGGCAAACTCCTCGACTCGACAAACTGCTCCGAGCACGAGGGTGAGCTGTTTTGCAAAGTGTGCCACGGTCGCAAGTTCGGCCCTAAAGGATACGGCTTCGGTGGTGGCGCTGGTTGCCTGTCCATGGATCAGGGCGAACACTTGAAAAGTAGCGA GGAACTTTCGAGAGGATCAAACGCCGTTCTGGAGCCACGAGCCATCGCGAAGGCACCGGAAGGAGAGGGTTGCCCTCGATGCGGAGGATACGTGTACGCGGCCGAGCAGATGCTGGCTCGAGGAAGG GCTTACCATAAGTCATGCTACAAGTGCAAAGTCTGTCACCGGTCTCTGGACTCGACGCTTCATTGCGATGGTCCCGATCGCGAAATATATTGTCGAG CGACGCCGCTCCTCGTACGACCGTGA
- the LOC100875295 gene encoding muscle LIM protein Mlp84B isoform X1, whose translation MPFKPVEHPKCPKCGKSVYAAEERVAGGLKWHKMCFKCGLCGKLLDSTNCSEHEGELFCKVCHGRKFGPKGYGFGGGAGCLSMDQGEHLKSSEELSRGSNAVLEPRAIAKAPEGEGCPRCGGYVYAAEQMLARGRAYHKSCYKCKVCHRSLDSTLHCDGPDREIYCRACYPKKFGPRGIGHAGVMWIGLQCDIEDEGDAAPRTTVIDTAIIKAPPGKGCPRCGGVVFAAEQVLAKGREWHRKCYKCRDCTKTLDSIIACDGPDKDVYCKTCYGKKWGPHGYGFACGSGFLQTDGLTEEEISASRPFYNPDTTSIKAPAGQGCPRCGGMVFAAEQQLAKGTMWHKKCFNCAECHRPLDSMLACDGPDKEIHCRSCYSKLFGPKGFGFGHKPTLVSTDSEHAPSYIDAKPQVGQKRNDGHGCARCGYPVYAAEQMISKNRVWHKRCFSCGACHRSLDSTNLNDGPDGDIYCRGCYNRNFGPKGVGFGMGAGTLTMA comes from the exons ATGCCTTTCAAACCAGTAGAGCACCCTAAGTGCCCCAAATGCGGCAAATCCGTATACGCCGCGGAAGAACGAGTTGCCGGAGGACTGAAATGGCACAAGATGTGCTTCAAGTGTG GTCTGTGCGGCAAACTCCTCGACTCGACAAACTGCTCCGAGCACGAGGGTGAGCTGTTTTGCAAAGTGTGCCACGGTCGCAAGTTCGGCCCTAAAGGATACGGCTTCGGTGGTGGCGCTGGTTGCCTGTCCATGGATCAGGGCGAACACTTGAAAAGTAGCGA GGAACTTTCGAGAGGATCAAACGCCGTTCTGGAGCCACGAGCCATCGCGAAGGCACCGGAAGGAGAGGGTTGCCCTCGATGCGGAGGATACGTGTACGCGGCCGAGCAGATGCTGGCTCGAGGAAGG GCTTACCATAAGTCATGCTACAAGTGCAAAGTCTGTCACCGGTCTCTGGACTCGACGCTTCATTGCGATGGTCCCGATCGCGAAATATATTGTCGAG CTTGCTATCCGAAGAAATTCGGTCCGCGAGGCATTGGCCATGCTGGGGTTATGTGGATCGGGCTGCAGTGCGATATTGAGGACGAGGG CGACGCCGCTCCTCGTACGACCGTGATCGACACCGCCATAATCAAGGCCCCACCAGGCAAGGGTTGTCCACGCTGTGGCGGCGTTGTGTTTGCCGCCGAACAAGTGCTGGCAAAGGGTCGCGAGTGGCACAGGAAGTGCTACAAGTGTCGCGACTGCACCAAAACCCTCGACTCCATCATCGCCTGCGACGGTCCTGACAAAGATGTCTACTGCAAGACCTGCTACGGAAAGAAATGGGGACCGCACGGATACGGATTCGCATGTGGATCAGGATTCCTGCAAACTGACGGCTTAAC GGAGGAAGAAATCTCGGCCAGCCGACCATTCTACAATCCCGACACGACCTCGATCAAGGCACCCGCCGGACAAGGATGCCCCCGTTGCGGTGGTATGGTGTTCGCCGCTGAGCAACAGCTCGCCAAAGGCACCATGTGGCACAAGAAGTGCTTCAACTGCGCAGAATGCCACCGACCACTGGACTCCATGCTTGCCTGCGACGGCCCCGACAAGGAGATCCACTGTCGGTCCTGCTATAGTAAATTGTTCGGACCCAAAGGTTTCGGATTCGGCCATAAACCGACTCTTGTTTCGACGGACTCAGAACACGCTCCTTCATA CATCGACGCGAAGCCCCAAGTCGGCCAGAAGCGGAACGACGGGCACGGTTGCGCGCGCTGCGGATACCCGGTGTACGCCGCCGAGCAGATGATCTCGAAGAACCGCGTGTGGCACAAGCGTTGCTTCAGCTGCGGCGCGTGCCATCGTTCGTTAGACTCCACGAACCTGAACGACGGTCCGGACGGGGACATCTACTGTCGCGGTTGTTACAACCGAAATTTCGGGCCCAAGGGCGTAGGATTCGGCATGGGCGCGGGCACCCTGACGATGGCCTAA
- the LOC100875295 gene encoding muscle LIM protein 1 isoform X4 has product MPFKPVEHPKCPKCGKSVYAAEERVAGGLKWHKMCFKCGLCGKLLDSTNCSEHEGELFCKVCHGRKFGPKGYGFGGGAGCLSMDQGEHLKSSEELSRGSNAVLEPRAIAKAPEGEGCPRCGGYVYAAEQMLARGRLAIRRNSVREALAMLGLCGSGCSAILRTRATPLLVRP; this is encoded by the exons ATGCCTTTCAAACCAGTAGAGCACCCTAAGTGCCCCAAATGCGGCAAATCCGTATACGCCGCGGAAGAACGAGTTGCCGGAGGACTGAAATGGCACAAGATGTGCTTCAAGTGTG GTCTGTGCGGCAAACTCCTCGACTCGACAAACTGCTCCGAGCACGAGGGTGAGCTGTTTTGCAAAGTGTGCCACGGTCGCAAGTTCGGCCCTAAAGGATACGGCTTCGGTGGTGGCGCTGGTTGCCTGTCCATGGATCAGGGCGAACACTTGAAAAGTAGCGA GGAACTTTCGAGAGGATCAAACGCCGTTCTGGAGCCACGAGCCATCGCGAAGGCACCGGAAGGAGAGGGTTGCCCTCGATGCGGAGGATACGTGTACGCGGCCGAGCAGATGCTGGCTCGAGGAAGG CTTGCTATCCGAAGAAATTCGGTCCGCGAGGCATTGGCCATGCTGGGGTTATGTGGATCGGGCTGCAGTGCGATATTGAGGACGAGGG CGACGCCGCTCCTCGTACGACCGTGA